GTGTCTTATCCGCTAATTCAGGCATGGATTTACGTAAAATAAAAGATGGCAGTTCCAATACGATTCTGGCTGGCGAAGTCAGATCGGGCATCAAAGCCTGGGGCGATCCCACCAACTTTCGCGATCCGACAGAGGGCATCAATCGCAGTCCGCGTGGCTTCGGCAGTAAGTTTAAAGGGGGTACTCACGTACTGCTGAGTGACGGCATGGTACGCTTCGTTTCTGAAGACATCGACCCCAGTGTCTTGAAAGCCCTCAGCACACCCAACGGCGGCGAACCGGTGGGCGAGTTTTAACGGGCCGTGATTTCACTGGATGCCGGTTTGAAATTGCGCAGTTGATCCCGGCGATAGCGAAAGATGCGTGCAACATCTTTCTGTACGAACAGCCGATTGACCAGTGCGCCTCCCAGTACAGCATAGCGGACATCGTCTGTGACCAGCGTACCCTCTTCACATTCGGCGAAAGTGTGCTCATGCCGCCAGAGTCGATACGGGCCTTTCAACTGTCGATCAACAAACCGGTAAGGGGGTTCCCAGTCGCTGATTTCCGTTTTCCATTTGACGGGAATGCCGTGCAGTTTGAGCCGATATTCAATGAGTGTACCAGGACGCATTTCGATGGGACCTGGAGTCGTGATTTGAAAGTTCAGCCAGGGCGGGGTCAGCGCTTCGAGATTTTCCGGTTCGGCAAAAAATGCAAAGACTTCCTCCAACGCACAGGGAATCACGGTCTCGGTGTGCAGATGATAAATGCCATCAGGCGCGCGTTTGATCTGGACTGTTTCTTCCTGGATGTGTGTCGTCGACATCTGTTTCTGTTCCATCAAATTTGAAAAGTCGTGGTTGAAATCGGGGTGCTGTCGTCTATGAATCTTCAGGAACCGATCACAGGATTCCGGGAGATTATGGTCGTGAGCTGCGAAATGGGAATTACTTTTTCGTACAGATTTTGAAAATCGATTTGGTAGAAGAGCAGTAAGATGACTCACAGTGTTGCAGAAACAAATGCATGTAAACTGGTTGTTCTGGGCGCCACCGGCGCGGTTGGTTCGTCTCTAAGCCGACGTCTCAAGGCAGCAGGGCATGAAGTGTTTCTGGCAGGCCGCAATCCACAGGTGCTGCGCGATCTGTCTGATGAACTGGCTGCACCCTCGCTGAGTCTGGACGTCCTTGAGCCGGGCTCCATTGAACGAACGATCCAGTCTGCCCGTGAGACTTACGATCACATTGATGGTGTCGTGAATTGCATCGGGTCGGTCCTTTTAAAGCCGGCTCACCTGACTTCGGATGAAGAATGGTCCGAGGTACTGGCCGTCAATCTGACCTCTGCCTTTGAGACGGTTCGCAGTGCCGCAAAAGTGATGGGCAAACAGGGGGGCTCGGTGGTTTTGATTTCATCTGCAGCGGCACGGGTGGGGCTGGCCAATCACGAGGCAATTGCGGCAGCCAAAGCAGGGGTGATCGGCCTGACACTCTCGGCGGCGGCTTCGTACGCCGGACGCGGAATTCGCGTGAATGCAGTGGCCCCCGGTCTGGTCAAATCCAACATGACCCGGCATCTGTGGGAGTCAGAGGCAGCCGAGTCGATGTCCAGCAGCATGCACGCTTTGAATCGTCTGGGTGAACCCGAACAGGTCGCCTCGATGATCGAATGGCTGTTGCAACCTGCCAATGACTGGGTCACCGGTCAGGTGTTCGGCGTTGATGGCGGTCTGGCGACGATCGTTCCCCGACCGCGACAGAAAAGCCGTTGAAAGTTTATTCCCGGTCTGAATCATCCAATAATTCATATACAGAATGGACGGCTGGCTGTCCGGTGAAATTGGGTCCCGCCTGATCAGAGGCACCCAGATAGCGACAGGGAAATTCGATTGTTTGATATCCCTGACAAGTCAGTGTGTGCCGACGTGGATTATAATCCAGTTGGTATCGTTGCAGGAATACGCGTTTCTCGCGGTCACTCCAGTTGCTGGTGCTGCTTTGGAGATTAGCCAGATCCAGATGAGTAATGCACGTTCCATCGGCTTTCAACCAGCTGGCTGCGTCAGCGATCAACTTCAGTTTGTCACCGACATAATGGAGTCCGTGCACGCAGGTAATCAGATCGTATTTCTTGCTGGTGGTCCAGTCATGCAGGGAAGCCGTCTCCAGTTTTAGGGTGGATGTTGAGTCTTCGACAGGTTGAAACAGATCGACGAGATCAATGCCCAGGATTTGAATAGACTGCTGTTGTGCGCGAAAATATTCATCCGCCTGAATCAGTGCCCGACCAGATCCGCAGCACAAATCGAGCCAGCGGACGGTGGAATGTGTTCTGGCACGTGTCATTAAAAAATCGAGCGGGTTGAGTTTCAGGTCAGCGGTATAGCTGTTCGTACCTGTGATTTCCCGCTCGCGATTCATGCGAGAGTTCGCTGCCACGTCCGACCATTCCAGTTCTGAGTTTGTCAGGAGAGGGTGTTTCATTTCTTAATGATCATGTATCTGAAAGTAGTGGAGATTGAGATATTTAAGCGATCACCTTCACAACGACGGATGTTGCTATGATAGACAGACTGCAGGAATCCGCATTGTTTATAAAGACATATTCCTGATAGGGATGTGTTGTGGGGACGCTTTCATACATGTTGTTGAGCGCGGAAGCCAGTAAATCTGTCTGGGTAGTTTCCACACAAACATCTGCGATATCACCGATCCCTTGATCTAACAGTTGGATGACATCCTGAAAGACAAGCTCAATCTTCATATGATTCCAAGCGACGATGATGACCTTCAGTTGGGAATACTCTTTGACATACTGATCAAATTCGGCGTCTGCAAAGCCGACATCACATGACAAAGATCTAAGGCTCATACTTTATTTCCTGCCTCTGAATTTCTTGTGCAACCACTAACGAGAGCGGAAAAACAGTCTGTGTTGAATCGCCCATAATAAGCCGTATTTCAAGAGTCCCAGCAGTCCGCCGATCCCGCCGACCACCAGACTGTTGGTGAGACTGAGGCTCATTAAATGAATTCCAATCAAGATGCCAGTTGCTAAGCTGACACCCAGACAAAGCAGTAATGTGGCAAAACTAAACAGGTACTGCTTTGCAGACAACAGCTGGCCTCCTGCAGGGGCAAACAGGAAGCACCCTGTTATGGTACTGATTCCACGGCCTATACTGTCAGTGATTACAAGGCAACCAATGAACCACGTGAATAGCAGGGCTATTGTGCCAGCACAGAAAAACATGGTTTTGTTAAATAGAGGGTTCGATTGATTCATGATTCACCAATGGAACAGAAATCGATATTACTACTGAATGCGTTGTTGCAGTTCCTGGAATCGTTGTTTTAATTCTGCATTGCCCAGATCGGGGTAGAGCAGCTTCGTTACGCCAAGCAGTTTTTTGGCTTCGGCTTCATTGCCGGAACCGAAGGTGGTCTGAATGAGATGCAGGCGGGCGTCAAGCCAGGGAATGCTGCCTGGTTTTTCTGCTGATTCCAGCTGTCGCCATTTCTGGGCTGCTTCCCGCAGACAGGCTTTTGTGCCACAGCGTTCCAGGAGTGTGGCGACCTGTTTGACCAGTGCGCTGTCGCGGGGCGCCTGTTTCAACAGTTCCTGGTAATACTCCAACGCACGGATATGCTGATTCGTTGCCAGGTACGCTTCCGCCAGACAGAGATCCAGTTGCTGTCGTTGCCGGGGAGTTAATTCTTCGCGGCGGCTGATCAGTTTCTCAGCCGATTTCAACTGCAGTAATCCCAGTTCGTAGCGTGTCTCGACGGACAGATCGAGGTTGATCTGCGAGACGCCATTCAGGACTGACAGCAGCTCGTTTGTTCCCGCGTTCTCCAGATTCTCCACCAGCGATCGTGCTGCGGTCGGATTCCCCTGGCCTGCCAGTGTGATGATCTCCAGACGCCGCGCCTGATTGGCGATGTCATTCCAGCGTTGAATCAGTTTCGCCGTCTGTGCGACGCTGGCTTCTGCATGTTCATTATTGCGTTTGAGTTCTGCGATACTACGTGACGCGCTACTGATAATTAATTTCAATAGCCGATCGGCTTTCGTGTAGAGAGGGGGAGCGTCATTCAGATAAATCCGCGTGAGTCGTAATGCGATGTCAGCCTGGGACTGCAGGATCAAGGGATCTGATTCAGTGGGGAAGTGGGCCAGGTATTTTTCCAGGACATCAATGGCTTCCTGTCGCCAGGCTTTAGTGGGCTTGCCCAGAGAAGTCAGCCGTTGCAGGATCTGTTCGTAGCAGCGGGCAATTCCGAGATGCGCGTCAGCCGCCCGGGGATGATCGTCGGGAACTTCCGCATACAGCACAAGTGCCTTGGAAAATTGCAAACGTGCTTCTTCCAGTCGCGCCAGCATCCAGCCAGCTTCATAGTCATTCTTACTGTCGGGAAACTGCTTCTGTACTTCTTCCAGTGCAGCGGTGTAAGCCAGCCTGCGAGATTTGGTGCGACTTTGTGTATAGAGCTGACCCAGGCACCAGGCAGCCAGCAGGCTGGCGTCGGCAGCGCGGGGGGCGGTACTGTATTTTCGTGACAGCGACTGAAACTGCTCAGCCGCTGCTTTATATTGCTTGGCCTGCAACTGAAGTGAAGCACTGGTGAAGGCGAGTTCAAATGCCAGATCGCCGTTGCCCTGGTCGGTCGCCTGTTGTGCTGTTTTCAGATAGGCTTCGATGGCCTGTTCAATCTTACCTTGCGCGTACAGGAGTTGAGCCTGTTTCAGACTTTGAGAAAGCTGGCTGCCGTACTGATCGATCTGGTGCTGTTGGTCGACGAGCATCCAGGCCCGCTGTGACCAGTAACCCGGCTGTGTCTGTTTGAGAAACTGGGAACGCGTTTCAACCTGCTGCCAGATTTCTTCAGCCAGTGCATCCTGTTTTTTCTCAAGGGCGAATTTTCTGAGCTGGATTAATGCCGCGATTTCCAGGTAGCCCAGTTCGCTGGAAATGCTCCCGTGATCCTGTCGATACTGGATGATCTGTGACGCCGCCTGTTGCGCTTTCCCTTCCTGCAATAGAATGCGCATCGATTCCAAGAAGAGTGGTTCATTCAGATAAGCCGGCGGTTTCTCTTTGAGCAGCGCCTGGATGCCTCGCGCTGCGCCGGCGGTATCCTCGCTGATCCGCTCACATTGAATCAGCGCCAGTTTGCTGAGCCAGGTCAACTTCAGTGTGGTTGCCCGCCGGGACAGTGGTTCCAGCCATTTTTTTGCAGCATCCAGGGCTGCTTTGCGCTGCGGGCTATTCTCGTCATACAAATCCCCGAGTTTCATTCCCGTCGTACCAATCAGGAGTTGAAAGTCAAGCAGGGTGTCGCGGATGGTGGCTGTCTTGAGAACGGTAAATTTCTTGAAGGCACCTGATTTTTTCAATAGTTGGCTGAGGCGGGTTTCCGCCTGAATCAGTTGAGTGACCGCCTGTGTCAACTGCCTGATGGCTGCCTCTCTGAGTGGTCGATTTTGCGGGGCTGCTTTGACCTGCCAATATGCGATTTCGGCTTTGAGAGCCGTTATGTGTGCCCGTTCAGCTTCGAACACGTTTGTATCAGACCAGTCGGAATGCTCGCGGCAGAACTCTGCGATGGTCTCTTCTGCCCGCTTCCAGAGTTCCTCCTGTTCCTGACCCTGCGTGGTCATCGCATGTGCTGCCAGTGTGCGTGCCAGTTCCAGCGTGTAACGTGCCTGATCGGTGTCGGTGAGCCGAGGTTGTGCCAGACGATTTAAACAATAGCCTTCCGCAATTCCGAACAGATGCCGTTGACGCAGTCCTTCAAAATAAGAGTGTGTCGGGTCATCGGCCGAACTGATCGCAGGTGAGAACAGGAACAGAGCCAGAATGCAGACGCGAACCCGCCACGCAGATTGTCCGTAAACGATCGCTGTTGTTGTAAATCCAGAATGGGGAGTGCGACATAACATGAATACAAAATGAGCAGCCGAGAGAAGCAGGAATGACAGTGAGTTCTTACAAAAACAGGCTACGGGCCTCTGCCATCATACACAGTTTTGCAGAGATCAGACAGACCTGATTTCCCGACTCAACCCCTGATTCGAGGAGAAAAGCGGCGTTTATTCGGTTCGGGGTGCTTTAATGACCCGGGGCAGTTCGGGCAGTGTCACCAGGTCGGCGCCGGCATTCGTGCGATCGATGGCTGTGATCGTCGGGCTGCCATCGGTGGGCTGAGTAAACTGCAACTGTGACGGCTGCAGTTCCGAACATAACGCGGTGATCAGTTTCTGGCGGTCTGCGACCCAGGGGATTTCCATCTGGTAACTGTTGACATCGGCAGAAAGCCCCCAGATATCTTTCCAGTCGAGGGCATCCATGGAGAGCGCTCCGGTGGTTCCCTGTTGAGACTGAATGGTCCAGAAGGTTCCGAAGCGATCAAAATAGTTATTGGATCCGCGCCAGGTCAGCAGTTTCTGGCGGAAATCATTTTCGTTGGTGTTGCCCTTCATCATCACAAACGGGGCATTGCTGCGTGAGAAGAACACATTATTGCGTGCCGAGACGTTTAGAGGAATCAGCTCACGCGGAATCGCGCCACTGTCCATCACAGACAGTCCTTTACCCAGAATAAACGTGGAATGATTCAATACCAGTTCCAGATGATCACCCTCCATCGGTTTGTTGTTGCAGCCTGTCAGTTCAATCAGTGACTGGGCAATCATTAAAGCGGAGTTGGTAATTTCCAGGCGTGTGGGGGCGGTTTCACGTATCGAGAACGCATGGCCGTCACAGCGAAGTACGGAGTTGACGATTTCCACAAACGTCGATTCTTTGACCTGACGTTTTCCCATCATGGAGTCGTCATTGAGACCCTGGTTGATGGGCTCGTTCATTTCGAAGATGGAAACCTGCTGGCTGGTTGTATTGGCACAGGTGACGGTCACCTGATGCAGCCGGATGTCGTGTGCATTTTTCAAGGAGAAGATCGCCCAGGAATCCGAGTTGAGATCTTTGACGTCGACGATAATTCCCAATTCGAACAGTTCCAGAGAACCATTGGCAATCTGAATCATATGAGTCTGGAAACCTTCGGCTGGTTCTTCGACCGATTCAAACAGCAGTATCGGTTTTCGATCTTTGGCAGCACGAATCCGGACACGTTTGTTATTGATGTGAATGGGGGCTTCTTTACGAATGCCAGTGAAGCCGAGTTCGATGATACTACCGTCGTCGGCGGCAGCACAGGCGGCATCCAGCGTTTTGAAGTCCTGGCCGGCAGTGCCATCCGGATTGATAATGGTAATCGCGGGGATTTCGATCTTGCGAAACTCGTTTTCACTTTTCTTCGGGAACGGGTCAGGTTCTGTTTCTACCGGAACTTCGGTATCAGGAGCCAGTGGAACCATGGATTTGTTCTGGCTGCTTTCAGACAGGGCCAGCTTCGTATCGGTCTTGTTATCACGCAGCACTTTATTACCTGAATCAGAACTGGTACCGGGCAGGTTTCCGGCGTCCAGGAGTTCGCTGATCGTTCTTTTTGTTGACAGGAGGGGCACGTTGTCGAAAATTTCGTTCAGAGGCTTATTGTCCTCTTCCAGATTCATTTTCGCCAAACGGTTTTCTTCGATGCTCTCGCTGGCAGTAGTACTTTCCTCTGGAGTTACCGTCTTCGTGATCGTTTTTGTACTTTCCTTTTCGGGCGAATCCAGCGAACCGAGTATTTCTTTACTCGCGATGGTCGGCGAAATGGGAGTGTCCGATGTCGCAATGGCGAGATCAGTGTCCTGATTTTTCTGTGGGGTTTTTTGCGATGCTGGTTTGGGAGAGTCCGTCTTCTGACTATTATTTTGGGTCACATTCACCGAGGCAGGGTTGAACGTTGGATAACGGTCCAGCAGCACAACAATGATGAGCAGGACGGCCGCAGTGGCGATCCAGCCGATGTATTTTTCCAGAAAACCAAGTCGGGTGTTTGTGGGGGAAGTCCAGACCAGACCTTCGGGATTCACGCCGCGCAGGTCCAGTTGCCCGGCGACCTGCATCAATTGATACATCAACTCTTCGGGAGTCTGATACCGATCATCCGGATCACTGGCCATCATTTTCTGGACGATGAGTGAAAGTTCTCGTGGCAGTTGTTTATTAATGGTTGCCGGATCGGGAACATTTTTTCCGGAATGATCCAGCAGTTTCTGCAGTACGGTGCCTTCGCCGTAGGGAGGCTCTCCGGTCAGCATGTGATACAGGGTGCAGCCCAGTGAATAGATATCACTACGAACATCTACGTTACGCGGGTCTTTTGCCTGCTCGGGAGAAATATAATCGAACGTTCCCAAAGTGGTGCCGGCTGTCGTCAGGTCGGCGGATGCGTTATCGCTTTCCTTACGGGCCAGTCCCAGGTCAACCAGTTTGGCGCGGCCACCAGGGGTAATAATGATGTTGGATGGTTTGATATCACGGTGCACCACACCCGCTTTGTTGATGTGCTTCAAAGCCGAGGCTATCTGCAAAGCATAGTTGACGGCTTCTGCTGCCGGCAGGATGCCACGCGACTGAATGATCTCGCGAACGTTGGTCCCTTTGACATATTCAAAGGCGATGAAGTTCAGCCCCTGGTCTTCACCGATATAAAATACGCGGGAGATATTTTCGTGATCGAGTCGCGCTGCCGCCTTGGCTTCGTTCTGGAATCGTTTCACCGATCCTACATCACGCGATTGACCGGGGCTTAATACTTTCAGCGCCACAACACGATCCAGGCGGGTATCGATGGCACGGAAGACGGCACCCATGCCTCCTCGGCCGATGCGCTCCCGGAT
The sequence above is a segment of the Gimesia algae genome. Coding sequences within it:
- a CDS encoding SRPBCC family protein, coding for MSTTHIQEETVQIKRAPDGIYHLHTETVIPCALEEVFAFFAEPENLEALTPPWLNFQITTPGPIEMRPGTLIEYRLKLHGIPVKWKTEISDWEPPYRFVDRQLKGPYRLWRHEHTFAECEEGTLVTDDVRYAVLGGALVNRLFVQKDVARIFRYRRDQLRNFKPASSEITAR
- a CDS encoding tetratricopeptide repeat protein, whose product is MLCRTPHSGFTTTAIVYGQSAWRVRVCILALFLFSPAISSADDPTHSYFEGLRQRHLFGIAEGYCLNRLAQPRLTDTDQARYTLELARTLAAHAMTTQGQEQEELWKRAEETIAEFCREHSDWSDTNVFEAERAHITALKAEIAYWQVKAAPQNRPLREAAIRQLTQAVTQLIQAETRLSQLLKKSGAFKKFTVLKTATIRDTLLDFQLLIGTTGMKLGDLYDENSPQRKAALDAAKKWLEPLSRRATTLKLTWLSKLALIQCERISEDTAGAARGIQALLKEKPPAYLNEPLFLESMRILLQEGKAQQAASQIIQYRQDHGSISSELGYLEIAALIQLRKFALEKKQDALAEEIWQQVETRSQFLKQTQPGYWSQRAWMLVDQQHQIDQYGSQLSQSLKQAQLLYAQGKIEQAIEAYLKTAQQATDQGNGDLAFELAFTSASLQLQAKQYKAAAEQFQSLSRKYSTAPRAADASLLAAWCLGQLYTQSRTKSRRLAYTAALEEVQKQFPDSKNDYEAGWMLARLEEARLQFSKALVLYAEVPDDHPRAADAHLGIARCYEQILQRLTSLGKPTKAWRQEAIDVLEKYLAHFPTESDPLILQSQADIALRLTRIYLNDAPPLYTKADRLLKLIISSASRSIAELKRNNEHAEASVAQTAKLIQRWNDIANQARRLEIITLAGQGNPTAARSLVENLENAGTNELLSVLNGVSQINLDLSVETRYELGLLQLKSAEKLISRREELTPRQRQQLDLCLAEAYLATNQHIRALEYYQELLKQAPRDSALVKQVATLLERCGTKACLREAAQKWRQLESAEKPGSIPWLDARLHLIQTTFGSGNEAEAKKLLGVTKLLYPDLGNAELKQRFQELQQRIQ
- a CDS encoding serine/threonine-protein kinase, which gives rise to MGSESKSERSMTEQESLPEFFARPVPDAEGPETIISPLEPIPAPDSNREKDSAQANFARSSVWNRLFPPTTDDAETPEDTTSPSGMKLEHFVIRERIGRGGMGAVFRAIDTRLDRVVALKVLSPGQSRDVGSVKRFQNEAKAAARLDHENISRVFYIGEDQGLNFIAFEYVKGTNVREIIQSRGILPAAEAVNYALQIASALKHINKAGVVHRDIKPSNIIITPGGRAKLVDLGLARKESDNASADLTTAGTTLGTFDYISPEQAKDPRNVDVRSDIYSLGCTLYHMLTGEPPYGEGTVLQKLLDHSGKNVPDPATINKQLPRELSLIVQKMMASDPDDRYQTPEELMYQLMQVAGQLDLRGVNPEGLVWTSPTNTRLGFLEKYIGWIATAAVLLIIVVLLDRYPTFNPASVNVTQNNSQKTDSPKPASQKTPQKNQDTDLAIATSDTPISPTIASKEILGSLDSPEKESTKTITKTVTPEESTTASESIEENRLAKMNLEEDNKPLNEIFDNVPLLSTKRTISELLDAGNLPGTSSDSGNKVLRDNKTDTKLALSESSQNKSMVPLAPDTEVPVETEPDPFPKKSENEFRKIEIPAITIINPDGTAGQDFKTLDAACAAADDGSIIELGFTGIRKEAPIHINNKRVRIRAAKDRKPILLFESVEEPAEGFQTHMIQIANGSLELFELGIIVDVKDLNSDSWAIFSLKNAHDIRLHQVTVTCANTTSQQVSIFEMNEPINQGLNDDSMMGKRQVKESTFVEIVNSVLRCDGHAFSIRETAPTRLEITNSALMIAQSLIELTGCNNKPMEGDHLELVLNHSTFILGKGLSVMDSGAIPRELIPLNVSARNNVFFSRSNAPFVMMKGNTNENDFRQKLLTWRGSNNYFDRFGTFWTIQSQQGTTGALSMDALDWKDIWGLSADVNSYQMEIPWVADRQKLITALCSELQPSQLQFTQPTDGSPTITAIDRTNAGADLVTLPELPRVIKAPRTE
- a CDS encoding class I SAM-dependent methyltransferase: MKHPLLTNSELEWSDVAANSRMNREREITGTNSYTADLKLNPLDFLMTRARTHSTVRWLDLCCGSGRALIQADEYFRAQQQSIQILGIDLVDLFQPVEDSTSTLKLETASLHDWTTSKKYDLITCVHGLHYVGDKLKLIADAASWLKADGTCITHLDLANLQSSTSNWSDREKRVFLQRYQLDYNPRRHTLTCQGYQTIEFPCRYLGASDQAGPNFTGQPAVHSVYELLDDSDRE
- a CDS encoding SDR family NAD(P)-dependent oxidoreductase — encoded protein: MTHSVAETNACKLVVLGATGAVGSSLSRRLKAAGHEVFLAGRNPQVLRDLSDELAAPSLSLDVLEPGSIERTIQSARETYDHIDGVVNCIGSVLLKPAHLTSDEEWSEVLAVNLTSAFETVRSAAKVMGKQGGSVVLISSAAARVGLANHEAIAAAKAGVIGLTLSAAASYAGRGIRVNAVAPGLVKSNMTRHLWESEAAESMSSSMHALNRLGEPEQVASMIEWLLQPANDWVTGQVFGVDGGLATIVPRPRQKSR